A single genomic interval of Stieleria maiorica harbors:
- the drmD gene encoding DISARM system SNF2-like helicase DrmD — protein sequence MNHNTEALTPGQIARIRQRTYLVEEIVKPKRVKDSTLVRLSCVDDDNQGAPLEVLWENELDPQILTGEAWESIASKGFDDSKLFAAYLNTLKWNCVTSTDPKLFQSPFRAGIRLDAYQLEPLRKALRLPRVNLFIADDVGLGKTIEAGLIARELLLRKKVKEIFVSCPPSMLLQWKEELEARFGLTFEILDKDYMKRVRRERGFGVNPWSTHTRFLVSHRLLIDEAYAGPLRDHLGTFRSGSLFILDEAHHAAPSSGQKYAIDSQITRAMRDLAPRFEHRLFLSATPHNGHSNSFSALLEILDPQRFCRGVKVTDKHRDEVIVRRLKEDIRSIQGGFPKRNVVQVSIDGLSKDAPELRLSRLLDEYRQTREERLKNETKRKQAASGLLITGLQQRLLSSIEAFARTLKVHRKTVKRQWEKMQEEAGIAEPATASNDLITGSVDNDDDRATMEESELQAEEDAQFQAASAATMGPLEDMTAKQLFAREQELLDEMTDVAEQARGRNDARTDKLIEWIRNNMCPDLGKQGAKWNDTRVLIFTEYDDTKRYLVSRLEAALENSDQAGNRIQIFHGPTPPAKREEIKQAFNTDPRKHPVRILIATDAAREGLNLQAYCHNLFHYDVPWNPSRMEQRNGRIDRKLQPMDEVFCHYFVYKQRPEDRILQVLVRKTETIREELGSLSQVIDARLAKSLKRGIGHRYIDELETELESANIDDGRRAAIEDELEASRERQQALREQIDRLRTLLENSRKSIGLEDTHFQAAISSSLHLLGSDQLEATEDGDGIHCYKFPAIDERSGADPTWVETMDTLRTPRKRDQKLWEWRRESPIRPVVFKDPGIVGDDVVHLHLEQRVVQRLLGRFTAQGFVHHDLSRACFAQATDSIPRVVLLGRLCLYGNGAARLHEELIPVTARWSDPSIRKGPLSPYAKDAEAKTLALLDQSLLETGGIKLTPEVVGQLQQAAPADIRELLPYLETRGEEYADDAIQKLAARGAAEAKAMREILQTQQKHIENTVKRISKLDPRQMRLDFGEVEDELLQLDANKRYWAKRLEEIREELKTEPDRIEDLYSVIARRVEPVGLVYLWPVTG from the coding sequence ATGAATCACAACACGGAAGCGCTAACGCCCGGTCAAATCGCGCGGATCCGCCAACGGACCTATCTGGTCGAAGAAATTGTCAAACCGAAACGCGTCAAAGACAGCACGCTGGTACGGCTTTCGTGCGTTGATGACGACAACCAGGGTGCACCGCTGGAGGTTCTTTGGGAAAACGAGCTGGATCCTCAGATTCTAACGGGAGAGGCTTGGGAATCGATCGCGTCGAAGGGGTTCGATGATTCCAAGCTGTTCGCGGCGTATCTGAACACGTTGAAATGGAATTGCGTCACCTCGACCGACCCCAAGCTGTTTCAGTCCCCGTTCCGCGCCGGGATCCGGCTGGACGCTTACCAGCTTGAACCGCTCCGCAAAGCGCTGCGACTACCGCGCGTGAATCTGTTCATCGCAGACGACGTCGGCCTTGGAAAAACAATCGAGGCTGGGCTGATCGCTCGGGAATTGCTGCTCCGCAAGAAGGTCAAGGAGATCTTCGTCTCTTGCCCGCCGTCAATGCTCCTGCAATGGAAGGAAGAGTTGGAGGCCCGTTTTGGGCTGACGTTTGAGATCCTCGACAAGGACTACATGAAACGGGTCCGTCGCGAACGGGGGTTCGGCGTCAATCCCTGGAGCACGCACACCCGATTCCTGGTTTCCCACCGACTGTTGATCGATGAAGCGTACGCCGGGCCGCTTCGCGACCATCTTGGGACATTCCGCAGTGGATCGCTCTTTATTTTGGATGAAGCCCACCACGCTGCCCCTTCTAGCGGGCAGAAATACGCGATCGATTCGCAGATCACTCGGGCCATGCGGGACCTGGCGCCGCGGTTTGAACATCGGCTGTTTCTGTCGGCGACGCCGCACAACGGACACTCGAACAGTTTCTCGGCACTGCTGGAGATTCTTGACCCCCAGCGCTTCTGTCGAGGTGTGAAGGTCACCGACAAGCATCGCGACGAAGTAATCGTCCGGCGACTCAAAGAGGATATCCGCTCGATCCAAGGCGGCTTCCCCAAGCGAAACGTGGTGCAAGTTAGTATCGACGGTCTTTCCAAGGATGCCCCGGAGTTGCGTCTGTCACGATTGCTCGATGAATACCGGCAGACTCGCGAAGAACGGCTCAAAAACGAAACCAAGCGGAAACAAGCAGCTTCCGGGTTGCTGATCACGGGCCTGCAGCAGCGGCTGCTCTCCTCCATCGAAGCGTTTGCGAGAACGCTCAAGGTGCATCGCAAGACGGTCAAGCGGCAGTGGGAGAAGATGCAGGAGGAAGCCGGAATCGCGGAACCGGCAACGGCATCAAACGACCTGATCACCGGTAGCGTCGACAACGACGATGACCGTGCCACGATGGAAGAGTCCGAGCTTCAGGCCGAAGAGGACGCCCAGTTCCAAGCGGCGTCCGCGGCGACGATGGGGCCGCTGGAGGACATGACTGCCAAGCAGCTTTTTGCCCGGGAACAAGAACTGCTCGATGAGATGACGGATGTGGCTGAGCAAGCCCGCGGGCGCAATGACGCTCGGACCGACAAATTGATCGAATGGATTCGCAACAATATGTGTCCCGACCTGGGAAAGCAAGGTGCCAAGTGGAACGACACACGCGTGCTCATCTTCACCGAGTACGACGACACAAAACGCTACTTGGTCAGCAGACTCGAAGCCGCCCTTGAGAACAGTGATCAAGCGGGGAACCGGATTCAGATCTTTCACGGACCAACACCGCCCGCCAAACGGGAAGAGATCAAGCAGGCCTTCAACACCGATCCCCGCAAGCATCCGGTACGGATACTGATCGCGACTGACGCGGCACGGGAGGGTTTGAACCTGCAAGCTTACTGCCACAACCTGTTTCACTACGACGTTCCGTGGAACCCGAGCAGGATGGAGCAGCGGAATGGACGGATCGACCGCAAGTTACAACCGATGGACGAGGTGTTCTGTCACTACTTCGTCTACAAGCAACGCCCCGAGGACCGGATCCTACAAGTCCTTGTGCGGAAGACGGAGACCATTCGGGAGGAACTTGGCAGCTTGTCCCAGGTGATCGATGCGCGACTCGCGAAATCACTCAAACGTGGGATCGGACACCGATACATCGACGAGCTTGAAACGGAGCTGGAATCCGCGAACATCGACGACGGGCGCCGTGCTGCGATTGAGGACGAGTTGGAGGCATCTCGGGAGCGGCAGCAGGCGCTGCGTGAACAGATCGACCGACTTCGCACGCTGCTGGAAAACTCCCGCAAAAGCATCGGTCTCGAAGACACGCACTTTCAAGCTGCCATCTCCAGCTCACTGCATTTACTGGGCTCGGACCAGTTGGAAGCGACCGAGGATGGTGACGGCATCCATTGCTATAAGTTCCCGGCGATCGATGAGCGGTCCGGTGCGGACCCGACGTGGGTGGAGACGATGGATACGTTGCGTACCCCACGAAAGCGTGATCAAAAGCTCTGGGAGTGGCGACGCGAGTCACCGATCCGGCCAGTGGTCTTCAAAGATCCTGGCATCGTCGGTGATGACGTTGTGCATCTGCACCTGGAACAGCGGGTCGTCCAACGCCTACTCGGTCGGTTTACCGCTCAGGGATTCGTCCATCACGATCTATCCCGTGCGTGCTTCGCTCAGGCCACCGACTCGATCCCACGAGTCGTCCTGCTTGGCCGTTTGTGTCTGTATGGAAACGGTGCCGCGAGGTTGCACGAGGAATTGATCCCGGTCACCGCGCGCTGGTCGGATCCGAGTATCCGCAAAGGTCCGCTGTCGCCGTACGCGAAAGACGCCGAAGCCAAAACACTGGCACTACTCGACCAGTCCCTGCTTGAAACCGGCGGCATCAAACTGACGCCAGAGGTCGTGGGGCAACTCCAGCAAGCCGCTCCAGCAGACATTCGAGAGCTGCTGCCGTACTTAGAAACGCGAGGCGAGGAATACGCGGACGATGCGATTCAAAAACTTGCGGCTCGCGGCGCGGCGGAAGCAAAGGCGATGCGAGAGATTTTGCAGACACAACAGAAGCACATCGAAAACACGGTCAAGCGGATCTCCAAGCTCGATCCCCGCCAGATGCGACTCGACTTTGGGGAAGTGGAGGATGAACTCCTGCAGCTTGATGCCAACAAGCGTTACTGGGCAAAACGCCTGGAGGAAATCAGAGAAGAACTCAAAACGGAACCGGACCGAATCGAAGACCTGTACTCGGTTATAGCCCGCCGCGTGGAACCAGTCGGGTTGGTGTACCTGTGGCCGGTGACGGGGTAG
- a CDS encoding Eco57I restriction-modification methylase domain-containing protein, whose amino-acid sequence MEEHGQFLSCLPKEDDNVIPEIRDLPEFTSKVLGWESEDLIAIPQREPLTGDMASLEVVLPQYHETLRPTRAVPVFRPEEGQNPWMMLVQEIPTGSDLDEAGEADSSKHWHAAPQAKFERLLRETDVPIGLLSNGCQLRLVYSPRGESSGYATFNVDEMVQVAGRPMFAALHMLLSAERMFSLGDDQRLPAILENSRRYQNNVSTQLAEQVMSALFDLLRGFQAANDHRKGELLGSILNNDPQHVYHGLLTVLMRLVFILYAEDRGLISTDPIYANHYSVSGLFDRLRAEHGRFPDTMDQRFGAWAQLLALFRMISGGGQHGEMRIPPREGYLFDPNRYPFLEGRFDDNDVNIYSDPERRSPINIPRVSDGVVFRVLSNLLVLDGERLSYRTLDVEQIGSVYEAIMGFEIEVAGGRSIAIKPQKKHGAPATINLDRMLEMPGKDRAKWLKEHTDQKLGTADAKAMKEATTIDELLLALNKKVAKTVTPNVVPEGSIVFQPSDERRRSGSHYTPRSLTEPIVRTTLAPILNQLVDPDKDLPTLWEPTSADKKRFTKGEIALRIKASERHINHAQAAREKGTPHPSQILDLKICDPAMGSGAFLVEACRQLGDHLIAAWHAHDMVPPDIPADEDEVLYARRLVAQRCLYGVDKNVMAVDLAKLSLWLVTLARDHAFTFLDHSLRHGDSLVGLTREQIIGFHWDRKKFKTLLNEPIQKRLDRATEARAKILNAREDVQYRDQEQRLKVADDAIGLIRILGDACVSCFFAESKKKAREEEADRVYGLASSYLESQKQPRVDHASRTGLQEAAARLRDSSQEHPVPAFHWEIEFPEVFSRENAGFDAFVGNPPFAGKNNYVNANPESFLDWLKTQHPETHGAADIVAHFFRRVFDLLRNSGTLGLVATNTIGQGDTRSTGLRWICENGGTIFSARRGLRWPGVAAVIVNVIHVVRGRDFPRLLDGRSAPFISAFLFHRGGHADPHVLKSNQGISFQGSNLSGIGFTFDDDDTKGLASSIADYHSLIESSSKNRECLFPYIGGQELNSSPTQAPRRFVINFRDRTEAEARQYPDLMQIVEDKVKPDRMKNKRATRKKYWWRFGETTPALFEALARTKQVLAISLVTKHMSFAFLPAHYVFSHKLGILIIDSHSAFALLQSRVHEIWARFFGSTLEDRLNYSTTDCFDTFPFPLQADLEDLNDIGRRYYSERATLMSAANEGLTDTYNRFHSPEERNEGILGLRRLHGLMDGAVLRAYGWDDLADQAAKPDFCQFLLDYEEEEEDEPGSKKSKKKKPWRYRWPDDFRDEVLARLLELNEQRHKEELLLAKQSTKAEKEEKKPKESTKGKAKAMPDDAGLFSTTLEREHHCLLMLLRQWEGRSVSRRVLNAGIILMLDDSLRSSVLSNSNVSSGNKKSSTTINQLFTDLEIDGYIEQADSEHQQLWRITEAAPVTELSADDQKRVEEVLEFLNRERETGKVTISEEVVDADVDLIPA is encoded by the coding sequence ATGGAGGAACACGGGCAGTTTCTTAGCTGCCTGCCGAAAGAGGATGACAACGTTATCCCCGAGATCCGCGATTTGCCGGAGTTCACCTCGAAGGTTCTCGGTTGGGAGTCGGAAGATCTGATCGCGATACCGCAGCGGGAACCGCTTACGGGTGACATGGCGTCGCTGGAGGTCGTTCTGCCTCAGTATCACGAGACGCTTCGCCCGACTCGCGCCGTTCCGGTATTCCGTCCTGAGGAAGGACAGAATCCCTGGATGATGTTGGTTCAAGAGATACCTACTGGAAGCGACCTGGACGAAGCAGGTGAAGCCGACTCCTCGAAACACTGGCATGCGGCCCCGCAGGCCAAGTTTGAACGCTTGCTTCGCGAAACCGATGTACCGATCGGATTACTTTCCAACGGTTGTCAACTTCGGTTGGTCTATTCCCCACGAGGTGAATCAAGCGGCTACGCCACGTTCAACGTCGACGAGATGGTCCAGGTCGCCGGACGGCCGATGTTCGCGGCGTTGCACATGCTGTTGTCGGCGGAGCGAATGTTCTCGCTTGGCGATGACCAGCGGTTACCGGCGATCTTGGAAAACAGTCGTCGGTACCAGAACAACGTGTCGACGCAGTTGGCCGAACAGGTCATGTCGGCACTGTTTGATTTGCTGCGAGGATTCCAGGCCGCCAATGACCATCGAAAAGGTGAGCTACTTGGGTCAATCCTGAACAACGATCCCCAGCACGTTTATCACGGTCTGCTGACCGTTCTGATGCGACTCGTCTTCATTCTCTACGCAGAAGATCGCGGTCTGATCTCAACAGATCCGATCTACGCGAACCACTACTCCGTTTCCGGGTTATTCGATCGGTTGCGTGCAGAGCACGGACGCTTTCCCGACACGATGGATCAGCGTTTCGGGGCATGGGCTCAACTGTTGGCCCTGTTCCGCATGATCTCGGGCGGAGGACAGCACGGCGAGATGCGGATTCCGCCACGGGAAGGGTATTTGTTTGATCCGAACCGATACCCGTTCTTGGAAGGGCGATTTGATGACAATGACGTCAATATTTACTCCGATCCCGAACGTCGGTCCCCGATCAATATCCCACGTGTCAGTGATGGCGTGGTCTTTCGTGTGCTCAGCAATTTGCTGGTCTTGGACGGGGAGCGTCTCAGCTACCGGACGCTGGATGTGGAACAGATCGGCAGCGTCTATGAAGCCATCATGGGCTTTGAGATCGAAGTCGCGGGCGGCAGATCGATCGCAATCAAACCGCAAAAGAAGCACGGTGCTCCAGCCACGATCAATTTGGATCGAATGCTGGAAATGCCCGGCAAGGACCGTGCCAAGTGGCTGAAAGAGCACACGGACCAGAAGCTCGGTACCGCAGATGCCAAGGCAATGAAGGAAGCGACAACAATCGATGAACTCTTGCTGGCCCTCAACAAGAAGGTCGCCAAAACGGTGACACCCAATGTTGTCCCAGAAGGATCCATCGTTTTCCAGCCTTCCGACGAGCGACGTCGCAGCGGTTCGCACTACACGCCCCGATCACTGACCGAGCCGATTGTCCGCACGACTTTGGCACCGATCCTGAATCAACTGGTCGATCCTGACAAGGACCTGCCAACACTCTGGGAGCCGACTTCAGCCGATAAGAAACGTTTCACAAAGGGCGAGATCGCCCTCCGCATCAAAGCCTCCGAGCGACACATCAATCACGCCCAAGCCGCTCGTGAGAAAGGTACACCCCACCCTTCCCAAATCCTCGACCTGAAAATCTGCGATCCGGCAATGGGCAGCGGAGCTTTCCTGGTCGAAGCCTGTCGCCAACTGGGTGACCACCTGATCGCGGCTTGGCACGCGCACGACATGGTCCCGCCAGACATCCCGGCGGATGAAGACGAAGTGCTTTACGCCCGCCGCCTTGTGGCCCAGCGTTGTCTGTACGGAGTGGATAAGAACGTGATGGCGGTCGATCTGGCGAAGTTGTCGTTATGGCTGGTGACGCTGGCGCGGGATCACGCGTTTACGTTTCTGGATCATTCGCTTCGACACGGCGACTCGTTGGTGGGTCTGACGCGAGAGCAAATCATCGGCTTCCATTGGGATCGGAAGAAATTCAAGACGCTCTTGAATGAGCCGATCCAAAAACGGCTCGACCGAGCCACCGAAGCCCGGGCGAAAATCCTAAACGCCCGCGAGGATGTTCAATACAGAGATCAGGAGCAGCGATTGAAGGTTGCTGATGATGCGATCGGTTTGATCCGCATCCTTGGCGATGCGTGCGTCAGTTGTTTCTTTGCCGAGTCGAAAAAGAAAGCCCGCGAAGAAGAAGCGGATCGCGTTTATGGGCTGGCCAGTTCTTATCTGGAAAGTCAGAAGCAGCCGCGAGTCGATCATGCAAGTCGAACGGGTCTGCAGGAAGCCGCCGCTCGCCTTCGAGACAGTTCGCAGGAGCATCCCGTTCCCGCGTTTCATTGGGAGATTGAGTTTCCCGAAGTTTTTTCGCGTGAGAATGCCGGGTTCGATGCGTTTGTGGGGAATCCGCCGTTTGCGGGGAAGAACAACTACGTCAACGCGAACCCCGAAAGCTTCTTAGACTGGCTAAAGACACAGCACCCAGAGACGCACGGAGCTGCTGACATCGTCGCGCACTTTTTTCGCCGAGTGTTTGATCTTCTGCGTAACAGTGGCACGTTAGGATTAGTTGCTACAAACACAATAGGTCAAGGTGACACTCGGAGCACAGGGCTAAGGTGGATTTGCGAGAATGGCGGAACGATTTTTTCGGCACGTCGCGGGTTGCGTTGGCCCGGCGTCGCGGCCGTCATTGTCAATGTCATTCACGTTGTTCGGGGGCGCGATTTCCCCCGTTTGCTCGATGGCCGAAGCGCACCATTTATTTCTGCGTTCCTATTTCACAGAGGCGGGCATGCTGACCCACATGTATTGAAATCAAATCAGGGGATCAGTTTTCAGGGAAGCAATCTGTCGGGGATAGGATTTACGTTTGATGATGACGACACAAAAGGATTGGCAAGCAGTATCGCCGACTACCACTCTCTGATTGAATCATCGAGCAAGAATCGCGAGTGCCTGTTTCCGTACATCGGTGGCCAAGAGCTGAACTCAAGCCCTACCCAAGCCCCTCGTCGTTTCGTCATTAATTTTCGCGATCGTACTGAAGCTGAGGCACGTCAGTATCCCGATCTAATGCAGATTGTCGAGGACAAAGTCAAGCCAGACCGTATGAAGAACAAGCGTGCTACAAGAAAAAAGTATTGGTGGAGATTCGGGGAAACCACACCTGCACTTTTTGAAGCGTTGGCTCGAACGAAACAGGTTCTTGCAATCTCTTTGGTCACCAAGCATATGAGCTTTGCCTTCTTGCCCGCTCACTACGTCTTTTCCCACAAGCTTGGGATTCTCATTATCGACTCTCACTCGGCATTTGCGTTACTTCAAAGTCGCGTGCATGAAATATGGGCGCGCTTCTTTGGATCCACGCTTGAAGACCGGCTCAACTACTCAACAACGGATTGTTTCGATACGTTCCCATTTCCGCTACAAGCGGACTTGGAAGATCTAAACGATATCGGCAGGAGGTATTACAGTGAGCGAGCGACTCTAATGTCAGCAGCTAATGAAGGTCTTACCGACACCTACAACCGTTTTCATTCGCCGGAGGAGCGTAATGAGGGCATCTTGGGGCTTCGTCGTCTTCACGGTTTGATGGATGGAGCGGTGCTGCGGGCCTACGGCTGGGACGATCTGGCCGACCAAGCCGCCAAGCCCGACTTCTGCCAATTCCTGCTCGACTACGAAGAGGAAGAAGAAGACGAGCCGGGCAGCAAGAAATCCAAAAAGAAGAAGCCCTGGCGCTACCGCTGGCCCGACGACTTTCGAGACGAAGTCCTCGCCCGCCTCCTCGAACTCAACGAACAACGCCACAAAGAAGAGTTGCTCCTCGCCAAACAATCCACAAAGGCCGAGAAAGAGGAGAAGAAGCCGAAGGAGTCCACCAAGGGGAAAGCGAAAGCCATGCCAGACGATGCCGGGCTATTCTCCACAACGCTGGAACGCGAGCATCACTGCCTGCTGATGCTGCTCCGGCAATGGGAGGGCCGTTCGGTGTCACGCCGCGTCCTCAACGCTGGCATAATTCTGATGCTCGACGATTCTCTGCGCTCGTCGGTCCTTTCGAACAGCAATGTTTCGTCTGGAAACAAGAAGTCATCCACGACGATCAACCAGCTCTTTACCGATCTGGAAATCGACGGGTACATCGAACAGGCTGATTCGGAACATCAGCAGCTCTGGCGCATCACCGAGGCTGCTCCTGTGACCGAGCTGTCCGCTGATGATCAGAAACGCGTCGAAGAAGTGCTAGAGTTCCTGAATCGGGAACGGGAAACAGGCAAGGTCACCATCAGCGAGGAGGTAGTCGATGCCGACGTCGACCTTATTCCCGCTTGA
- a CDS encoding four helix bundle protein, with protein MAKRDFRELIVWQKAMEMVTEIYRETRAFPKEEVYGLTSQLRRAAVSVPSNIAEGQGRLTKGEFRQFLGNAKGSLAEVETQILIAANLGYLNASQPLIDRVSEVARLLNGLLRSLTTDN; from the coding sequence ATGGCGAAGCGAGATTTTCGAGAATTGATTGTTTGGCAGAAGGCGATGGAGATGGTGACCGAGATTTACAGGGAAACGAGGGCATTTCCGAAGGAGGAGGTCTACGGGCTCACGAGTCAGTTGCGCCGGGCGGCTGTGTCGGTCCCAAGCAATATCGCAGAGGGACAAGGAAGACTGACGAAAGGTGAGTTTCGCCAATTCTTGGGTAATGCTAAGGGATCGCTCGCCGAAGTCGAGACGCAAATCCTGATCGCAGCTAACTTGGGCTACTTGAACGCGTCCCAACCACTGATCGACCGAGTTTCAGAAGTCGCAAGGCTTCTCAACGGCCTGCTCCGATCACTGACAACCGACAACTGA